In Arachis hypogaea cultivar Tifrunner chromosome 17, arahy.Tifrunner.gnm2.J5K5, whole genome shotgun sequence, a single window of DNA contains:
- the LOC112765272 gene encoding zinc-finger homeodomain protein 2 isoform X2 translates to MEFDEQEEQEEELGIPEAPQPQATQACYDSLGNSAKLTGDGTAASGFGRKGAAASSVRYRECQKNHAVSFGGHAVDGCCEFMAAGEDGSLEAVICAACNCHRNFHRKEIDGDIRGGSGAGTLHHHRPQPPPPHLHQFSPYYHHRGPPYPAGYLHHLATPPMAQHRPLALPAAVSGGGLSRDEEDMSNPSSSGGGGGGGGGGCGSGSSKKRFRTKFTQEQKDKMLAFAEQVGWRIQKQDEAMVEQFCAEACVKRSVLKVWMHNNKNTLVTGESGGVKSEKANGRTN, encoded by the exons ATGGAATTTGACGAGCAAGAAGAGCAAGAGGAGGAACTGGGAATACCTGAGGCACCGCAGCCGCAAGCCACGCAAGCGTGTTACGACTCACTCGGAAACTCAGCGAAACTCACTGGGGATGGAACCGCCGCGTCAGGCTTTGGACGAAAAGGAGCAGCAGCGTCGTCGGTGAGGTACCGTGAATGTCAGAAGAACCACGCCGTCAGCTTCGGCGGCCACGCCGTAGACGGTTGCTGCGAGTTCATGGCCGCCGGAGAGGACGGCTCGCTGGAGGCCGTCATCTGCGCTGCCTGCAACTGCCACCGCAACTTTCACCGCAAAGAGATCGACGGCGACATAAGAGGTGGAAGCGGCGCCGGGACCTTACACCACCACCGTCCTCAACCTCCTCCGCCGCATCTCCACCAATTCTCCCCTTACTACCACCACCGCGGTCCGCCGTACCCGGCAGGGTACCTTCACCACCTTGCAACACCTCCGATGGCTCAGCACCGTCCTCTAGCACTTCCTGCAGCGGTTTCCGGCGGTGGACTAAGCAGAGATGAGGAGGACATGTCGAACCCTAGCAGCAGCGGTGGCGGCGGCGGAGGCGGAGGTGGCGGTTGCGGAAGCGGTTCTTCAAAGAAAAGGTTCAGGACGAAGTTCACGCAGGAACAGAAGGATAAGATGCTTGCTTTCGCTGAACAAGTTGGATGGCGGATCCAGAAGCAAGATGAAGCCATGGTTGAACAGTTCTGTGCCGAAGCTTGCGTTAAGAGGAGCGTTCTCAAGGTTTGGATgcacaataacaagaacactctTG TGACTGGTGAGAGTGGTGGTGTGAAAAGCGAGAAAGCAAATGGAAGAACAAATTAA